One window of the Archangium primigenium genome contains the following:
- a CDS encoding YHS domain-containing protein: protein MTGVQKKQLDPVCGKNLEAPEGRPSTEYKKRRYFFCSERCRTAFERQAERFRMNDLARAGALLTPGRVRWGIA from the coding sequence ATGACGGGCGTGCAGAAGAAGCAGTTGGATCCGGTGTGCGGCAAGAACCTGGAGGCCCCGGAGGGCCGACCGTCCACGGAGTACAAGAAGCGGCGGTACTTCTTCTGTTCCGAGCGGTGCCGCACGGCTTTCGAGCGTCAGGCGGAGCGCTTCCGGATGAACGACCTGGCGCGCGCCGGGGCCCTGCTCACGCCGGGCCGGGTGCGCTGGGGCATCGCCTGA
- a CDS encoding peptidase domain-containing ABC transporter: MKAPGLRQSLGDLVAFVRVLRPAWGAMTRGAALGPVITLLSLIPPYLTKLVFDHVAPSRDVDLLQVLVAGIFAAALASVLAESLLGFYSSYLNIKLEGSLTLHLFNHVQHLPDRFFSQRQVGEIASRFDDTRAGLGLVVGLVRLVFSQGAYVLIIPLTLATLHWKLALAALALLPLTVLVPLVIGRAMGEAWQDVVGAHTSLNALQLEALRQSRTSKVLGLEPLMYQRVAERTQAVLRTNLRAHGVDGLLRLVERTVEAAQLALFTWLGWRLILGGELTLGDYMAFIAYAAYLRGPVIEIISFVTSVQQRGVHLQRFFGYLDEAPEQDPERALRPRGPVARRLGGAVALEAVSFAYAPGEDVLRGVSARIAPGTVVTIVGPSGSGKTTLARLLTRLEKPGQGHVRYDGEDAWALELSDLRRQLAVVWQDVELFHGTVRENLTLGLDRLPSSEELEQAVRLCGLEALVASWPQGYDTPVAEGGASLSGGQRQRLALARAVLRDAPVLLLDEATSQLDVETEASVVRAVLARARERGQTVVFITHRLANAPLADEVWMLSGGELVGQGPHVELLTRCAPYQRLFRASEGEAHAA; this comes from the coding sequence ATGAAGGCGCCGGGGCTGAGACAATCGCTGGGCGACCTGGTGGCGTTCGTGCGCGTGCTGCGGCCCGCCTGGGGCGCGATGACCCGGGGGGCGGCGCTCGGCCCCGTCATCACCCTGCTCAGCCTCATTCCGCCCTACCTCACCAAGCTGGTGTTCGATCACGTCGCCCCCTCGCGAGACGTGGACCTGCTCCAGGTGCTCGTGGCGGGCATCTTCGCGGCCGCCCTGGCCTCGGTGCTCGCCGAGTCGCTGCTGGGCTTCTACTCGTCCTACCTGAACATCAAGCTGGAGGGCTCGCTCACCCTCCACCTCTTCAACCACGTGCAGCACCTGCCCGACCGCTTCTTCTCCCAGAGGCAGGTGGGGGAGATCGCCAGCCGCTTCGATGACACCCGGGCGGGGCTCGGCCTGGTGGTGGGCCTCGTGCGGCTCGTCTTCTCGCAGGGGGCCTACGTCCTCATCATCCCCCTCACGCTGGCCACCCTGCACTGGAAGCTCGCGCTGGCGGCCCTCGCCCTCTTGCCCCTCACGGTGCTGGTGCCGCTCGTCATCGGACGCGCCATGGGCGAGGCGTGGCAGGACGTGGTGGGCGCCCACACCTCGCTCAACGCGCTGCAACTGGAGGCCCTGCGGCAGAGCCGCACGAGCAAGGTGCTGGGCCTGGAGCCGTTGATGTACCAGCGCGTGGCGGAGCGCACCCAGGCCGTGCTCCGCACGAACCTGCGCGCGCACGGGGTGGATGGCCTGCTGCGGCTCGTGGAGCGCACGGTGGAGGCGGCCCAGCTCGCGCTCTTCACCTGGCTCGGCTGGCGGCTCATCCTCGGGGGGGAGCTGACCCTGGGCGACTACATGGCCTTCATCGCGTACGCCGCGTACCTGCGCGGCCCGGTGATCGAGATCATCTCCTTCGTCACGAGCGTGCAGCAGCGCGGCGTCCACCTCCAGCGCTTCTTCGGCTACCTGGACGAGGCGCCGGAGCAGGATCCGGAGCGCGCGCTGAGGCCCCGGGGGCCCGTGGCGCGGCGGCTCGGTGGCGCGGTGGCGCTGGAGGCCGTGTCCTTCGCCTACGCGCCCGGCGAGGACGTGCTGCGTGGGGTGAGCGCGCGCATCGCGCCCGGCACGGTGGTGACCATCGTCGGGCCGAGCGGCTCGGGCAAGACGACCCTCGCGCGGCTGCTGACGCGTCTGGAGAAGCCCGGCCAGGGCCACGTGCGCTACGACGGGGAGGACGCCTGGGCGCTGGAGCTGTCCGACCTGCGCCGGCAGCTCGCCGTGGTGTGGCAGGACGTGGAGCTGTTCCACGGCACCGTGCGCGAGAACCTGACGCTGGGGCTCGATCGCCTCCCCTCCTCCGAGGAGCTGGAGCAGGCGGTGCGGCTGTGCGGGCTGGAGGCGCTCGTCGCCTCGTGGCCCCAGGGGTACGACACCCCGGTGGCCGAGGGCGGCGCGAGCCTGTCCGGAGGGCAGCGGCAGCGGCTGGCCCTGGCGCGGGCGGTGCTGCGGGACGCCCCCGTGTTGCTGCTCGACGAGGCCACGTCCCAGCTCGACGTGGAGACCGAGGCCTCCGTGGTCCGCGCGGTGCTCGCCCGGGCCCGGGAGCGGGGGCAGACGGTGGTGTTCATCACGCACCGGCTCGCCAACGCGCCGCTCGCCGACGAGGTGTGGATGCTGTCCGGAGGGGAGCTGGTGGGCCAGGGGCCGCACGTGGAGCTGCTCACGCGCTGCGCCCCCTATCAGCGGCTGTTCCGCGCCAGCGAGGGCGAGGCCCATGCCGCCTAG
- a CDS encoding carboxypeptidase regulatory-like domain-containing protein codes for MRRSRRLGWLGALLLLGLGGGLFVRSGEDPGPRTAPETSRPLPRAAPRASSGVLPARVSAPQVTPASRASGPVLRGRTVVEGTEEPLPLVALVLSRQEPGAAPWDAASAPEAARVDATSDARGDFQVEGLPPGLYRVEAQSPGYVRGILDAVWVPRREPLRVALAMACVIEGFVVDARGQPAAGAEVHVTGSPAQWVSTGAGGGFSVEVEPGVHVLSARRGEEAGALERPLVSVRGHTTRDVRIQLGAGAVLEGQVVAARSGAPVKDAWIEVTPHGTEGASHQARSDAEGRFSVGGLAPGAQDVRAHAQGFSGASRRGLVVREGERFPLRLELEAQGAVEGVVRDARGRPLPGALVTGVSFVEAEALPETRTSQADASGHYRLDGLAVGPRLVTARPEGSSWRGASQSVDVREDRVARADFTLAATGAIEGRVRASRGALPPKALEVTSSSQGEGAHAAELGWATVSASGDFHLELPAGTHELLLVQDGRAAGTPTPVWVEAGRTARSELVWDATRAEAREANTLRGTVFEPDGTPSPGARVIVAPRDTPETPWSVVLTDDAGRFAVDLTSSPRPLSVSARQGGRVSGRSVLAADARELGVRLRPSASLRGRVLGEGVRGFTLTLQERVDFGAPGEGRWEFSGDRFELSDVPAEPLHLVVRTSEGRRGTVRISPAEGARVEVDIPLSAVLPR; via the coding sequence GTGCGCCGCTCACGTCGGCTCGGGTGGCTCGGGGCCCTGTTGCTGCTGGGGCTCGGCGGGGGGCTGTTCGTGCGCTCCGGCGAGGACCCCGGCCCGCGGACCGCTCCCGAGACGTCCCGTCCCCTCCCACGCGCGGCGCCGAGGGCCTCGTCCGGAGTTCTCCCGGCGCGTGTCTCCGCTCCCCAAGTGACGCCCGCGTCCCGCGCCTCTGGACCGGTCCTCCGGGGCCGCACGGTGGTGGAGGGAACGGAGGAGCCGCTGCCCCTGGTGGCGCTCGTCCTCTCCCGCCAGGAGCCCGGTGCGGCGCCCTGGGACGCGGCCTCGGCGCCCGAGGCGGCGCGCGTGGACGCCACGAGCGACGCCCGGGGGGACTTCCAGGTGGAGGGGCTGCCGCCGGGTCTCTACCGGGTGGAGGCCCAGTCCCCGGGGTACGTCCGTGGGATCCTGGACGCGGTGTGGGTGCCCCGGCGCGAGCCGCTGCGCGTGGCGCTCGCGATGGCGTGTGTCATCGAGGGCTTCGTCGTGGATGCGCGGGGCCAGCCCGCCGCCGGGGCCGAGGTGCATGTGACGGGGTCGCCCGCCCAGTGGGTCTCCACGGGCGCGGGAGGCGGCTTCTCCGTCGAGGTGGAGCCCGGGGTCCACGTCCTGTCCGCCCGGCGTGGCGAGGAGGCGGGCGCGCTCGAGCGGCCCCTCGTCTCGGTGCGGGGGCACACGACACGGGACGTGCGCATCCAACTGGGCGCCGGCGCGGTGCTCGAGGGGCAGGTGGTGGCGGCCCGGAGCGGCGCGCCCGTGAAGGACGCCTGGATCGAGGTGACGCCGCATGGCACCGAGGGCGCCTCCCACCAGGCGCGCTCGGACGCCGAGGGGCGCTTCTCGGTGGGCGGACTCGCCCCGGGGGCCCAGGACGTGCGGGCCCATGCGCAGGGCTTCTCGGGGGCCTCGCGGCGCGGGCTGGTGGTGCGCGAGGGGGAGCGCTTCCCGCTGCGCCTCGAACTCGAGGCTCAAGGCGCGGTGGAGGGCGTGGTGCGGGATGCGCGGGGGCGGCCCCTGCCTGGCGCCCTCGTCACGGGAGTTTCCTTCGTGGAGGCGGAGGCGCTGCCCGAGACCCGGACGTCCCAGGCCGATGCCTCGGGACACTACCGGCTGGACGGGCTCGCCGTGGGTCCTCGGCTCGTCACCGCGCGTCCGGAGGGCTCGTCCTGGCGGGGCGCCAGCCAGTCCGTGGACGTGCGCGAGGACAGGGTGGCGCGGGCGGACTTCACCCTGGCGGCGACGGGCGCCATCGAGGGCAGGGTCCGGGCCTCGCGGGGCGCGCTCCCCCCGAAGGCGCTGGAGGTGACGTCCTCGTCCCAGGGCGAGGGAGCGCACGCCGCGGAGCTGGGCTGGGCCACGGTCTCGGCCTCGGGCGACTTCCACCTGGAACTGCCGGCGGGCACCCATGAGTTGCTGCTCGTGCAGGACGGGCGCGCGGCCGGGACGCCCACGCCCGTTTGGGTGGAGGCGGGCCGGACGGCACGGAGCGAGCTGGTGTGGGACGCGACCCGGGCCGAGGCGCGCGAGGCGAACACCCTGCGCGGCACCGTGTTCGAGCCGGACGGCACGCCTTCGCCGGGGGCGCGCGTCATCGTGGCGCCCCGGGACACCCCCGAGACCCCCTGGAGCGTTGTCCTCACGGACGACGCGGGACGCTTCGCGGTCGACCTGACCTCCAGTCCGCGTCCGCTGTCGGTGAGCGCGCGCCAGGGCGGTCGCGTCAGTGGGCGGTCGGTCCTGGCGGCGGACGCGCGGGAGCTCGGGGTGCGGCTGCGGCCCTCGGCCTCGCTGCGGGGCCGGGTGCTGGGCGAGGGCGTGCGGGGCTTCACGCTCACGCTCCAGGAACGCGTCGACTTCGGCGCGCCCGGAGAGGGCCGCTGGGAGTTCTCCGGAGACCGCTTCGAGCTGAGCGACGTTCCCGCCGAGCCCCTGCACCTGGTGGTGCGCACGTCGGAGGGCCGGCGGGGGACGGTGCGGATCTCCCCGGCCGAGGGCGCGCGGGTGGAGGTGGACATCCCCCTGAGCGCCGTGCTTCCCCGCTAA
- the aspS gene encoding aspartate--tRNA ligase, giving the protein MAVPFITEVKRTHTCGQLTKAQIGEEVVLFGWVQNRRDHGGAVFIDLRDREGLTQVVFEPDIAKEAHETAGQLRLEYCVGIKGKVVSRGSQVNPKLKTGEIEIKASDLTIFNRSEPTPFLIEDDIDTGEEKRLAYRFLDLRRRPLQQSLITRSKMNALTRSFLNEHRFLELETPFMGKYTPGGARNFLVPSRLNPGKFYALAESPQLYKQLFMVAGFDRYFQIVKCFRDEDLRLDRQPEFTQIDMEMSFVTEDDIFTIVEGLIKKLWGEVLGIDVPTPFMRMDFDESMAKYGNDKPDLRFGLEHVVLTQLIREHGAAGGVPMIFEAVEQGGIVKAMVVPGDKPMSRAESDKLEEFAKQNGAKGLARAKVGEGGEWTQSPLSKTITPALRQAINQACGAKTGDLLLFQFGRESLVHTVMANLRVHVAKKLGLIPEYGSGGVWKFLWVVNPPLFEYDEDSKTWAAAHHAFTRPHDGDVQYLLTEPGRVKCHRYDVVLNGFEIGGGSIRLHDPKVQAEVFKALGIGEEEARTKFGFLLDALKFGAPPHGGLALGMDRLAFLLTGVESLRDVIPFPKTKTGTDLMTGAPGDVDERQLREVHVRAAPLPQK; this is encoded by the coding sequence ATGGCGGTCCCGTTCATTACCGAGGTCAAGCGTACCCACACCTGCGGGCAGCTCACCAAGGCCCAGATTGGCGAGGAGGTCGTCCTCTTTGGCTGGGTGCAGAACCGGCGAGACCACGGCGGCGCGGTCTTCATCGACCTGCGCGACCGTGAGGGCCTCACCCAGGTCGTCTTCGAGCCGGACATCGCCAAGGAGGCCCACGAGACGGCGGGCCAGCTGCGGCTCGAGTACTGCGTCGGCATCAAGGGCAAGGTCGTCTCGCGCGGCAGCCAGGTCAATCCCAAGCTCAAGACGGGAGAGATCGAGATCAAGGCGTCCGACCTGACCATCTTCAACCGCTCCGAGCCCACGCCCTTCCTCATCGAGGACGACATCGACACGGGCGAGGAGAAGCGCCTGGCGTACCGCTTCCTCGACCTGCGCCGCCGGCCGCTGCAGCAGTCGCTCATCACCCGCTCGAAGATGAACGCGCTCACGCGCTCCTTCCTCAACGAGCACCGCTTCCTGGAGCTCGAGACGCCCTTCATGGGCAAGTACACCCCGGGCGGCGCGCGCAACTTCCTGGTGCCCAGCCGGCTCAACCCGGGCAAGTTCTACGCCCTGGCGGAGAGCCCTCAGCTCTACAAGCAGCTGTTCATGGTGGCGGGCTTCGACCGCTACTTCCAGATCGTCAAGTGCTTCCGGGACGAGGACCTGCGCCTGGACCGGCAGCCGGAGTTCACCCAGATCGATATGGAGATGAGCTTCGTCACCGAGGACGACATCTTCACCATCGTCGAGGGGCTCATCAAGAAGCTGTGGGGCGAGGTGCTGGGCATCGACGTGCCCACGCCCTTCATGCGCATGGACTTCGATGAGTCCATGGCCAAGTACGGCAACGACAAGCCGGACCTGCGCTTCGGGCTGGAGCACGTGGTGCTCACGCAGCTCATCCGCGAGCACGGCGCCGCGGGCGGCGTGCCCATGATCTTCGAGGCGGTGGAGCAGGGCGGCATCGTCAAGGCCATGGTGGTGCCCGGCGACAAGCCGATGAGCCGCGCGGAGAGCGACAAGCTGGAGGAGTTCGCCAAGCAGAACGGCGCCAAGGGGCTCGCGCGCGCCAAGGTGGGCGAGGGCGGCGAGTGGACCCAGTCCCCGCTGTCCAAGACGATCACCCCCGCGCTGCGCCAGGCCATCAACCAGGCGTGCGGCGCCAAGACGGGCGACCTGCTCTTGTTCCAGTTCGGCCGCGAGTCGCTGGTGCACACCGTCATGGCCAACCTGCGCGTGCACGTGGCCAAGAAGCTCGGCCTCATCCCCGAGTACGGCAGCGGCGGCGTGTGGAAGTTCCTCTGGGTCGTCAACCCGCCCCTGTTCGAGTACGACGAGGACAGCAAGACGTGGGCGGCGGCGCACCACGCCTTCACCCGGCCGCACGACGGGGACGTGCAGTACCTGCTCACCGAGCCGGGCCGCGTGAAGTGCCACCGCTATGACGTGGTGCTCAACGGCTTCGAGATCGGCGGCGGCTCCATCCGCCTGCACGATCCGAAGGTCCAGGCCGAGGTGTTCAAGGCGCTGGGCATCGGCGAGGAGGAGGCGCGCACGAAGTTCGGCTTCCTGCTGGACGCGCTCAAGTTCGGCGCGCCGCCGCACGGTGGACTGGCGCTGGGCATGGACCGCCTGGCGTTCCTGCTCACCGGCGTGGAGTCGCTGCGCGACGTCATCCCGTTCCCCAAGACGAAGACGGGCACGGACCTGATGACGGGGGCGCCGGGCGACGTGGACGAGCGGCAGCTGCGCGAGGTGCACGTGCGCGCCGCGCCCCTGCCGCAGAAGTAG
- the recJ gene encoding single-stranded-DNA-specific exonuclease RecJ, with protein sequence MRWLMPEVHPEPAALLAAELGLHPLSARVLAHRGLRTPEAASAFLSDRLADLPDPYRMKGMGAAVDRLTRALREKERITLYGDYDVDGVCSTSLLALFLRELGVRPATYIPHRLGEGYGLNLQAVEKIAADGTRVLVTLDCGVTSVAEIARARDLGLDVVVVDHHTVPPTLPPAVAVLNPHQPGCEYPTKHLCAAGVAFNLCMGLRKRLRDDGWFATRKEPNLKALMDLVAMATVADVVPLTGANRILVHHGLQELSAGRRPGVRALKEVAGLDADSPVTAGQVGYRLGPRINAAGRLHDASLGLQLLCSDTVDAARPLAQMLDRANAERQGLESSILTEALAQAEEIAERGARGFVLYADGWHPGVIGIVASRVVERFHRPTVMVGVKDGVGKGSARSIEAFHLYDALSGCADLFVRFGGHKHAAGLTVEAPQLPAFREAFERIALQRLTPEDLIPRCKVDAVVGVSDLDERAVEALQRLGPFGQGNPEPVLVLRRQVARPRVLPHKTGGSGHLKLALVDAPSVDAIGFGMADRLALTEGPVDLAFQASFDTFRGQRRLSLKLKDLRIAA encoded by the coding sequence GTGCGTTGGTTGATGCCCGAGGTGCACCCGGAGCCCGCCGCCCTGCTCGCCGCCGAGCTGGGGTTGCATCCCCTCTCTGCCCGGGTGCTCGCCCACCGGGGCCTGCGCACCCCCGAGGCCGCCTCCGCCTTCCTGTCCGACCGGCTGGCCGACCTGCCCGACCCCTACCGGATGAAGGGCATGGGCGCCGCCGTGGACCGGCTCACGCGGGCCCTGCGCGAGAAGGAGCGCATCACCCTCTACGGCGACTACGACGTGGACGGGGTGTGCTCCACGTCACTCCTGGCCCTGTTCCTGCGTGAGCTGGGCGTGCGGCCCGCCACCTACATCCCCCACCGGCTCGGCGAGGGGTATGGGCTCAACCTCCAGGCGGTGGAGAAGATCGCCGCGGACGGCACCCGGGTGCTGGTGACGCTCGACTGCGGCGTCACCTCCGTGGCGGAGATCGCCCGGGCGCGGGACCTGGGCCTGGACGTGGTGGTGGTGGATCACCACACGGTGCCCCCCACGCTGCCTCCGGCCGTGGCGGTGCTCAACCCCCACCAGCCCGGCTGTGAGTACCCCACCAAGCACCTGTGCGCCGCGGGCGTGGCCTTCAACCTCTGCATGGGCCTGCGCAAGCGGCTGCGCGACGACGGCTGGTTCGCCACCCGCAAGGAGCCCAACCTCAAGGCGCTGATGGACCTGGTGGCCATGGCCACCGTGGCGGACGTGGTGCCGCTCACCGGCGCCAACCGCATCCTCGTGCACCACGGCCTGCAGGAGCTGAGCGCGGGCCGCCGCCCCGGGGTGCGCGCCCTCAAGGAAGTGGCCGGCCTGGACGCCGACAGCCCCGTCACCGCCGGGCAGGTGGGCTACCGCCTGGGGCCCCGCATCAACGCCGCGGGCCGACTGCATGACGCCTCGCTCGGGCTGCAGCTGTTGTGCTCGGACACCGTGGACGCCGCCCGGCCGCTCGCCCAGATGTTGGATCGCGCCAACGCCGAGCGGCAGGGCCTGGAGAGCAGCATCCTCACCGAGGCCCTGGCCCAGGCGGAGGAGATCGCCGAGCGGGGCGCCCGCGGCTTCGTGCTCTACGCGGACGGCTGGCACCCGGGCGTCATCGGCATCGTCGCCTCGCGGGTGGTGGAGCGCTTCCACCGGCCCACCGTCATGGTCGGCGTGAAGGATGGGGTGGGCAAGGGCTCGGCGCGCAGCATCGAGGCCTTCCACCTGTACGACGCCCTGAGCGGCTGCGCGGACCTCTTCGTGCGTTTTGGTGGCCACAAGCACGCCGCGGGCCTCACCGTGGAGGCGCCCCAGCTGCCCGCCTTCCGCGAGGCCTTCGAGCGCATCGCCCTGCAACGGCTGACGCCGGAAGATTTGATTCCCCGCTGCAAGGTGGACGCGGTGGTGGGGGTGTCGGATCTGGACGAGCGCGCGGTGGAGGCCCTGCAGCGGCTCGGTCCTTTTGGCCAGGGCAACCCCGAGCCCGTGCTGGTGCTGCGCCGACAGGTGGCGCGCCCCCGCGTGCTGCCGCACAAGACGGGAGGCTCGGGCCACCTCAAGCTCGCCCTGGTGGATGCGCCCAGCGTGGACGCCATCGGCTTTGGCATGGCGGACCGCCTGGCCCTCACCGAGGGGCCCGTGGACCTCGCCTTCCAGGCCAGCTTCGATACCTTCCGCGGTCAGCGCCGCCTGTCACTCAAGCTCAAGGACCTGCGCATCGCGGCGTGA
- a CDS encoding S8/S53 family peptidase, which yields MKKVGIIDSGVEVAFLREQALRLAGAASFTLDLDSGELETRIYDADELEAWRQGTCALEVEDTHGHGTAVLSLLHAHARPWPDVELYVARIFGHQVHASSLCLVEALDWMLDDVGVDLLNLSLGTTEDGMEAPMREVIDRAVARGAVIVCSAGALPTLPARLPSVMAVGDLELMDRVAGKGVKVDHVVSERTVRIYMGGAWHEAPMTTSYACAVTAGGLLRGG from the coding sequence ATGAAGAAGGTGGGCATCATCGACAGCGGCGTGGAGGTGGCCTTCCTGCGCGAGCAGGCGCTGCGGCTGGCGGGCGCCGCGAGCTTCACCCTGGACCTGGACTCGGGCGAGCTGGAGACGCGCATCTATGACGCGGACGAGCTGGAGGCCTGGCGGCAGGGCACGTGCGCGCTGGAGGTGGAGGACACCCACGGGCATGGCACCGCCGTCCTGAGCCTCCTGCACGCGCACGCGCGGCCCTGGCCCGACGTGGAGCTGTACGTGGCGCGCATCTTCGGACACCAGGTGCACGCCTCCTCGTTGTGCCTGGTGGAGGCGCTGGACTGGATGCTCGACGACGTGGGGGTGGACCTGCTCAACCTGAGCCTGGGCACGACCGAGGACGGGATGGAGGCGCCGATGCGCGAGGTGATCGACCGCGCGGTGGCCCGGGGCGCCGTCATCGTCTGCTCGGCGGGGGCCCTGCCCACGCTGCCCGCGCGGCTGCCCTCGGTGATGGCGGTGGGCGATCTGGAGCTCATGGACCGGGTGGCCGGCAAGGGCGTGAAGGTCGATCACGTGGTGAGCGAGCGCACGGTGCGGATCTACATGGGCGGCGCCTGGCACGAGGCCCCCATGACGACCAGCTACGCCTGTGCCGTGACCGCGGGAGGCCTGCTGCGCGGGGGGTGA
- a CDS encoding diacylglycerol/lipid kinase family protein — MKTFLVVNPRSASGETGKRWAEISGQVTRSIGDFGFGFTERAMDAVRMTRDALQAGYDCVVAVGGDGTVNEVVNGFFAEGKAINPQAALGLIPRGTGGDFRRAFGWELDLESALARLSSDKTEPFDVGHAEYVNHQGQTESRYFANIASFGVSATIAHEVNAGSKAFGGNLSFLWGTVKTLAKYKDRQVRLRVDGGAPETLGITVVAASNGRYFGSGMCVAPRALTDDGRFDLTLWQDYRLSDFIIKSKGVYNGDHTTWNKTRYLQCNTLDAESDDEVFLEMDGEVPGKLPCRIRLLPGAIRLKV; from the coding sequence ATGAAGACGTTTCTCGTGGTGAACCCGCGCAGCGCCAGCGGTGAGACGGGCAAGCGATGGGCGGAGATCTCCGGCCAGGTGACCCGCTCGATCGGCGATTTCGGCTTCGGATTCACCGAGCGTGCCATGGACGCCGTGCGCATGACGCGTGACGCGCTCCAGGCGGGCTACGACTGTGTCGTCGCGGTGGGCGGCGATGGCACCGTCAACGAGGTCGTCAACGGCTTCTTCGCCGAGGGCAAGGCCATCAACCCCCAGGCGGCCCTGGGCCTCATTCCCCGGGGCACGGGCGGCGACTTCCGGCGGGCCTTCGGCTGGGAGCTGGACCTGGAGTCCGCCCTGGCGCGCTTGAGCTCGGACAAGACGGAGCCCTTCGACGTGGGGCACGCCGAGTACGTCAACCACCAGGGCCAGACGGAGTCGCGCTACTTCGCCAACATCGCCTCCTTCGGCGTGAGCGCCACCATCGCCCACGAGGTGAACGCGGGCAGCAAGGCGTTCGGCGGCAACCTGAGCTTCCTGTGGGGCACGGTGAAGACCCTGGCCAAGTACAAGGATCGCCAGGTGCGGCTGCGCGTGGACGGAGGCGCGCCCGAGACGCTGGGCATCACCGTGGTCGCCGCGTCCAACGGCCGCTACTTCGGCAGCGGCATGTGCGTGGCCCCCCGTGCCCTCACCGATGACGGCCGCTTCGATCTGACGCTCTGGCAGGACTACCGGCTGTCCGACTTCATCATCAAGTCCAAGGGCGTCTACAACGGCGACCACACCACCTGGAACAAGACGCGCTACCTCCAGTGCAACACCCTGGACGCGGAGAGCGACGACGAGGTGTTCCTGGAGATGGATGGCGAGGTGCCCGGCAAGCTGCCCTGCCGCATCCGCCTGCTGCCCGGCGCCATCCGGCTCAAGGTCTGA